The Nitrospira sp. genome has a window encoding:
- a CDS encoding HlyD family efflux transporter periplasmic adaptor subunit, with protein MASLGGGLDRGGERALVTRGVGLEAIAIEQGSALSKLPCWENVKLSGSMFTASRAILTILLVFLIILEFVPWTQTIQATGKVSAYTPYDRPQQIESRITGRVKAWHIYEGVQVKKGDLVGELEDYDPTYMAPEILPLFEQRRDALEKTRQAALGRADQLSRRIGEMKKLVKAAVPSAEARVVEADNRVQEAQQKVEAAKIDVDTAQLNVDRHRQLVRDGLVSQRELELTIQTEIGSKAALQAAQASLLAAEQSRSALNFGRDQITADVNQQLIDAMASRDNAVAEAAKATEQLAEMSYKQQGVQQRIEAAKLYAPMDGTVVRMARVGLNETVKQGDNLVTISPLASDPAIEMFAEGLDAPLLKPGRKVKILFFGVPAIPLPAWPGLMAGTRAGVIKVVDQIDDGKGNFRFWVVPDPDDPQPWPDQAQVRQGTNVLGWVIMNRVPLWYELWRRFNFFPPDYSEREPSIFEMFAPRSAGQGIK; from the coding sequence ATGGCAAGCCTAGGTGGTGGTCTCGACAGAGGTGGAGAACGTGCCCTCGTAACAAGGGGGGTTGGGTTAGAGGCAATCGCAATTGAGCAGGGCTCAGCATTGTCAAAGCTGCCATGCTGGGAGAACGTTAAGCTCTCGGGTAGTATGTTCACGGCTTCGCGAGCGATCCTCACGATCTTGCTCGTGTTTCTGATCATCCTAGAGTTTGTACCCTGGACTCAGACGATCCAGGCGACGGGGAAGGTTTCCGCCTATACTCCGTACGATCGTCCGCAACAGATCGAATCGCGGATTACCGGTCGAGTCAAGGCGTGGCATATCTATGAAGGTGTCCAGGTCAAGAAAGGGGACCTGGTAGGTGAGCTCGAGGACTATGACCCAACCTACATGGCGCCTGAGATCCTTCCTTTGTTCGAGCAACGTCGAGACGCGCTTGAAAAAACACGTCAGGCTGCTCTGGGTCGGGCTGACCAACTGAGTCGGCGGATCGGAGAAATGAAGAAGCTGGTTAAAGCCGCTGTGCCTTCGGCGGAAGCTCGGGTGGTCGAAGCTGATAATAGAGTGCAAGAAGCGCAACAGAAGGTAGAAGCAGCGAAAATAGACGTCGATACTGCTCAGCTCAATGTCGATCGTCATCGACAGCTCGTCAGGGATGGACTCGTTTCGCAACGGGAACTCGAATTAACGATCCAAACTGAGATCGGAAGCAAAGCCGCTCTGCAGGCTGCCCAGGCCAGTCTTCTGGCAGCTGAGCAATCCCGGTCGGCACTCAACTTCGGTCGTGATCAGATTACGGCTGATGTGAATCAGCAACTCATTGATGCCATGGCATCACGCGACAATGCGGTGGCTGAGGCTGCCAAGGCCACAGAGCAGCTGGCGGAGATGTCTTACAAGCAGCAGGGAGTCCAACAGCGGATCGAGGCCGCAAAACTCTATGCGCCGATGGACGGGACTGTTGTCAGAATGGCAAGAGTCGGCCTCAACGAAACGGTCAAGCAGGGTGATAATTTAGTCACTATTTCACCACTCGCAAGTGATCCAGCCATCGAAATGTTTGCTGAAGGACTGGATGCACCTCTTTTGAAGCCTGGCCGAAAAGTTAAAATTCTCTTCTTCGGGGTGCCAGCGATTCCATTGCCAGCTTGGCCAGGGCTCATGGCTGGGACTCGTGCCGGGGTCATCAAGGTGGTTGACCAGATCGACGATGGAAAAGGGAATTTCCGGTTCTGGGTCGTTCCTGATCCGGATGATCCCCAGCCTTGGCCGGATCAGGCCCAGGTCAGACAGGGGACCAATGTCTTGGGCTGGGTGATCATGAATCGTGTTCCACTCTGGTACGAGCTTTGGCGGAGGTTTAATTTCTTCCCACCTGACTACTCGGAGCGTGAACCGAGCATCTTTGAGATGTTTGCTCCAAGGTCAGCCGGCCAGGGAATTAAGTAA
- the purE gene encoding 5-(carboxyamino)imidazole ribonucleotide mutase produces MTKVRRTGSRSPRKVQGPRAVVGVLGGSKSDFPILEKTGTILSQLGIPYEFLVVSAHRTPDRLFEYATSAPGRGIKVIIAGAGGAAHLPGMLAAKTHLPVIGVPIPTENLRGLDSLLSIVQMPKGIPVATVAIGGAENAGLLAAQILSLCNPDIVRRIQRYRADQTASVLNSPEAKGKVEAKKRL; encoded by the coding sequence ATGACCAAGGTGAGACGGACAGGAAGCCGATCTCCGCGAAAGGTTCAGGGTCCTCGGGCCGTTGTCGGCGTACTCGGAGGAAGTAAATCGGATTTCCCGATCTTGGAAAAAACTGGCACCATACTGTCTCAACTCGGCATTCCATATGAATTCTTAGTCGTGTCAGCCCATCGAACGCCGGACCGTCTGTTTGAATATGCGACTAGTGCTCCCGGTCGTGGAATCAAGGTCATCATTGCCGGAGCAGGAGGTGCAGCTCATCTCCCCGGCATGTTGGCGGCCAAGACGCATCTACCGGTGATCGGTGTCCCCATTCCAACGGAAAACCTGCGCGGCCTTGACTCCTTGCTTTCCATTGTTCAGATGCCCAAGGGGATTCCTGTTGCGACGGTTGCGATCGGTGGTGCAGAGAATGCCGGCCTCCTCGCTGCACAAATTCTCTCTTTGTGTAATCCTGATATCGTCCGGCGTATTCAGCGCTATCGGGCAGACCAAACAGCGAGCGTCTTGAATTCCCCGGAGGCCAAAGGAAAGGTCGAGGCTAAGAAACGCTTGTGA
- a CDS encoding 5-(carboxyamino)imidazole ribonucleotide synthase: MTKHILEPGAVVGMLGGGQLGAMFASAARRMGYHVAVWDPDAEAPAHQIARHSFTTLFSDLSSREQFARMVQATTMEWENVPAELCRWLEKRRPMMPSSSVLGTLQDRIAQKQFLSSRQLPVAPFAMVESDDQLDEAIACLGFPVVCKTATSGYDGKGQWILRTTADVKQLETILKQAGSSQRWIVERFIVFARELSVLVVRNASGEFRLYPVVENRHEQGILRATHVPAPIDSAVAEQAKKLSLQAVAALQGIGVFCVELFHTEDGNLLINEIAPRPHNSGHYTLDVCSVSQFEQQVRVTCGLPLGEMRLLSPAVMVNLIGEEVRSVTSAEGCSSLHSTSGAVLHLYGKQMIRPGRKMGHVTFTGPQEELVEAAAQKFMVNLGRPA, encoded by the coding sequence GTGACAAAACACATCCTTGAGCCAGGGGCTGTGGTCGGTATGCTGGGGGGAGGGCAGTTGGGTGCAATGTTCGCCTCGGCTGCACGCCGAATGGGTTATCATGTGGCTGTTTGGGATCCGGATGCTGAAGCTCCGGCGCATCAGATCGCCAGGCATTCTTTTACGACGCTCTTCTCCGATCTTTCCAGCCGTGAACAGTTTGCACGCATGGTCCAAGCCACGACAATGGAATGGGAAAACGTTCCGGCAGAGCTGTGTCGGTGGCTGGAGAAGCGTCGCCCGATGATGCCTTCCAGCTCGGTTCTCGGCACACTCCAAGATCGGATAGCACAGAAGCAGTTCTTGTCGTCTCGACAACTGCCGGTCGCACCATTTGCCATGGTGGAATCTGACGATCAGTTGGATGAAGCGATCGCCTGTCTTGGGTTTCCGGTTGTCTGTAAAACGGCGACAAGCGGGTATGACGGAAAGGGGCAGTGGATTCTGCGAACTACCGCTGATGTGAAACAGCTGGAAACGATTCTGAAACAAGCCGGGTCGAGTCAGCGGTGGATTGTCGAACGGTTTATTGTATTTGCCAGAGAACTCTCCGTTCTGGTGGTGCGGAATGCGAGTGGGGAGTTTCGACTTTATCCTGTCGTTGAGAATCGGCACGAGCAGGGCATCTTGCGCGCGACACACGTGCCTGCACCCATCGATTCCGCCGTCGCTGAACAGGCCAAGAAACTTTCCTTGCAAGCTGTCGCGGCCTTGCAAGGCATCGGTGTGTTTTGTGTCGAGCTCTTCCACACCGAAGATGGGAATCTGCTGATCAATGAGATCGCACCACGCCCCCATAATTCAGGGCACTATACTTTGGATGTGTGTTCGGTATCTCAATTTGAACAGCAGGTGCGTGTGACCTGTGGCCTGCCCCTCGGAGAGATGAGACTCCTGAGTCCGGCAGTTATGGTGAATCTCATCGGTGAGGAGGTCCGATCTGTGACGTCGGCGGAGGGTTGTTCCAGCCTCCACTCGACGTCAGGCGCCGTGCTCCATCTCTATGGCAAACAAATGATTCGTCCAGGCAGAAAAATGGGTCACGTCACATTCACTGGCCCACAAGAGGAGTTGGTAGAAGCCGCGGCCCAGAAGTTTATGGTCAACCTCGGAAGGCCCGCGTAG
- a CDS encoding rhomboid family intramembrane serine protease: MIPLHDDNPTRLTPLVTMTVIAACVVVFLYQATLPEEPGQVFAFQYGAIPAVIFGQASLPDEAQVAFPSTLTLITSMFLHGGWMHLLGNMLYLWIFGNNIEDAMGHARFVFFYVLSGILAALSHALTDPSSHIPMVGASGAISAVLGAYLLLFPRAHVLVLLPGIGMTRVPAGLVLGMWFITQLISGGMSVGAAGGGVAFFAHIGGFIAGMALIGLFKRSDVKFFAPTRSTWHNRY, from the coding sequence GTGATTCCCCTCCACGACGACAATCCCACCCGACTCACACCCCTCGTCACGATGACCGTTATCGCCGCCTGCGTGGTGGTGTTTCTTTATCAAGCAACACTCCCCGAAGAACCCGGTCAAGTCTTTGCCTTTCAATACGGTGCCATTCCTGCCGTCATCTTTGGACAGGCCTCGCTTCCGGATGAGGCGCAAGTCGCGTTTCCCTCCACCCTAACCCTGATCACAAGCATGTTCCTTCACGGAGGGTGGATGCATCTCTTGGGAAATATGCTCTATCTCTGGATCTTTGGAAACAACATCGAAGATGCGATGGGCCATGCGAGATTCGTGTTCTTTTACGTGCTATCCGGCATTCTCGCAGCACTGAGCCATGCCCTTACCGATCCTTCTTCCCACATTCCCATGGTTGGAGCCAGCGGAGCGATCTCAGCCGTGCTGGGCGCCTATCTCTTGCTCTTTCCACGCGCCCACGTGCTGGTCTTGTTGCCGGGTATCGGAATGACCCGGGTGCCTGCAGGCCTCGTACTGGGAATGTGGTTTATCACGCAGCTGATCAGTGGGGGAATGAGTGTCGGAGCCGCCGGAGGCGGCGTCGCCTTCTTCGCCCATATCGGAGGATTTATAGCGGGAATGGCGCTGATCGGATTGTTCAAGCGGTCCGACGTGAAGTTTTTTGCCCCAACCCGATCGACTTGGCATAACAGGTACTGA
- a CDS encoding phosphoesterase — MISSPTTMGIVSSAPPFRGSPDIVLYHADCSDGFGAAWALWKKFPNARFVSVKHGQPPPPDLTDRRVVMVDFSYDRQILEAMASETKELLILDHHITAERTLKGFPNAYFDQTKSGAVLSWEWAHGTTAPWLLQYIQDKDLWTWALTGSREINAAVASYPFDFTVWDRFTQASLEQEGRAILRYEQELVGKLAAQATMVEFQGMVVPSVQSSILTSQIGERLSPQHPFCLIWHDRDGRRYFSMRSRNDGADVGTIAASFGGGGHTHAAGFSVPLQDDGTPLADPRLPRHITPRRPIT; from the coding sequence ATGATATCCTCTCCCACCACTATGGGTATTGTATCGTCTGCGCCTCCTTTTCGTGGCTCTCCCGACATCGTCCTCTACCATGCGGACTGTTCCGATGGATTTGGAGCCGCCTGGGCTTTGTGGAAGAAATTCCCAAACGCACGCTTTGTTTCGGTCAAACATGGACAGCCTCCACCACCCGACCTCACAGATCGCCGGGTCGTCATGGTCGATTTCAGCTATGACCGCCAGATTTTGGAAGCCATGGCCTCCGAGACCAAGGAACTCCTGATCCTGGACCACCACATCACGGCAGAGAGAACCCTCAAGGGCTTTCCCAATGCCTACTTTGATCAAACAAAATCCGGTGCCGTGTTGAGTTGGGAGTGGGCACATGGCACCACTGCACCCTGGTTGCTTCAATACATTCAAGATAAAGACCTCTGGACGTGGGCCTTGACGGGAAGTCGTGAGATCAATGCAGCGGTCGCCTCCTACCCATTCGATTTCACCGTGTGGGACCGCTTTACACAAGCCTCACTGGAGCAAGAAGGGCGGGCGATCTTGCGCTATGAACAAGAGCTGGTCGGCAAACTTGCGGCACAAGCGACAATGGTGGAATTCCAGGGCATGGTCGTTCCCTCTGTACAAAGTTCGATTCTGACGAGCCAGATCGGCGAACGGCTTTCACCACAACACCCGTTTTGCTTGATCTGGCATGATCGCGATGGTCGTCGCTATTTCAGCATGCGCTCCCGTAACGATGGGGCAGACGTGGGTACGATTGCGGCCTCATTCGGCGGCGGAGGCCATACCCATGCAGCGGGATTCTCTGTTCCTCTGCAGGATGACGGGACGCCGCTGGCTGATCCAAGATTGCCTCGCCACATCACCCCTCGCCGCCCAATTACCTAG
- a CDS encoding TIGR00730 family Rossman fold protein, protein MNTTGRSPQNRSRPVLSREEILHQISTLLNSPEDDLHAGLMRELLTGLLKLNDAHLDLLDIKIVNRAVKELRHAFGVFHGYRNRQKVSIFGSARTPSHDPNYSLAYQFARAIVQDGFMVITGGADGIMRAAQEGAGRENSFGVNIMLPFEQGPNSTIADDQKLITFKYFFTRKLMFQKEANAIALFPGGFGTHDEGFEILTLAQTGKSDPQPIICLQAPGCDYWDDWSAFVVRQLLRRKLINEEDMDLFAIVDSADAAVNHIRRFYRRYHSIRFVGRQLAIRLKQTISSEQLEQIREQFTDLLSDGTFDLRGPLDEELDEPALCDLPRLVFNFNRRSAGRLRQLIAHLNGL, encoded by the coding sequence ATGAATACAACTGGTAGATCGCCACAGAATCGATCCCGTCCGGTCTTGTCGCGAGAAGAGATTCTCCATCAAATCAGCACTCTCCTAAATAGTCCGGAGGATGACCTGCATGCGGGACTCATGCGAGAACTTCTCACGGGGCTATTGAAGCTCAACGACGCACACCTCGACCTCCTTGATATCAAGATTGTCAATCGTGCTGTTAAAGAGTTACGCCATGCGTTCGGCGTTTTTCATGGCTATCGTAATCGCCAGAAGGTCAGCATCTTCGGCTCGGCGCGGACCCCATCACACGACCCCAACTATAGCCTCGCCTACCAGTTCGCCCGTGCGATTGTGCAAGATGGATTCATGGTCATCACCGGAGGGGCCGATGGGATCATGCGCGCCGCCCAAGAAGGTGCCGGGCGTGAGAACAGCTTCGGCGTCAATATCATGCTGCCGTTTGAGCAAGGACCGAACTCGACCATCGCCGATGACCAGAAGCTGATCACGTTCAAGTATTTTTTCACGCGAAAGTTGATGTTCCAAAAGGAAGCGAACGCCATTGCGCTCTTCCCAGGTGGGTTCGGCACTCACGATGAAGGCTTTGAGATTCTCACTTTGGCGCAGACCGGAAAGAGTGATCCTCAGCCCATCATCTGCTTACAGGCTCCAGGGTGCGACTACTGGGACGATTGGTCGGCGTTCGTGGTGAGACAATTGTTACGACGGAAACTGATCAACGAAGAAGATATGGATCTCTTTGCCATCGTGGACTCTGCGGATGCGGCCGTAAACCATATCCGCCGTTTCTATCGTCGATACCATTCGATTCGATTTGTCGGACGACAGCTTGCGATTCGACTCAAACAAACTATTTCTTCAGAGCAACTTGAGCAGATCCGTGAGCAATTCACAGACCTGCTTTCTGACGGCACCTTTGACTTGCGAGGCCCCCTCGATGAGGAGCTGGATGAACCGGCCTTATGCGACCTACCAAGACTCGTGTTCAACTTCAATCGACGCAGTGCCGGCAGACTGCGCCAACTAATCGCTCACCTGAACGGACTCTGA
- a CDS encoding CBS domain-containing protein yields the protein MLNKDDQRQNETDQQVTLVAHMMTPGVVQIPGDVSVTEAASLLARERMPCLLVKDSESRFGLMTPTDIVKKVVAQGLEPDDIEVRTIMTRPVQFIEYDRAIEEASTLMMSTGMPILIVTKQEQPVGVLTARDLVLSPKRCVTNMAATISILDGGAVSAAHQVTVTRLSHAGASVTSPALLLSGTTVILSFSLSETLSPLTIRGTILNNAQIEQVSGAIRSLTSSGIEIQFTELSPADQSRIKAWVLANLPKSFDAS from the coding sequence ATGCTGAATAAGGACGATCAGCGGCAGAATGAGACGGATCAGCAGGTTACCCTGGTTGCACACATGATGACACCCGGCGTTGTGCAGATTCCCGGAGATGTATCGGTCACTGAAGCCGCTTCTCTTCTCGCGCGTGAACGGATGCCCTGTCTCCTCGTCAAAGACTCCGAGTCGCGTTTCGGACTCATGACGCCGACCGACATTGTCAAGAAGGTCGTCGCTCAGGGCCTTGAGCCGGATGATATTGAAGTCCGAACGATCATGACCCGACCGGTCCAATTTATCGAATATGATCGGGCCATAGAAGAGGCATCGACTCTCATGATGTCCACCGGGATGCCGATCCTGATCGTCACCAAACAGGAGCAACCGGTCGGGGTTCTGACCGCACGGGACCTCGTGCTGTCGCCGAAGCGGTGCGTGACCAATATGGCAGCCACCATCAGCATTTTAGATGGAGGGGCGGTGAGTGCGGCCCATCAGGTGACCGTCACCCGACTCAGCCATGCCGGTGCGTCGGTGACCTCTCCAGCTCTCCTGCTTTCAGGAACAACAGTCATCCTGAGCTTTTCTCTCTCTGAAACCCTGAGTCCGTTGACGATCCGAGGAACAATCCTCAACAATGCTCAGATCGAGCAGGTCTCCGGCGCAATTCGTTCGCTTACCTCTTCTGGTATAGAGATCCAGTTCACCGAGCTCTCTCCTGCCGATCAGTCCAGAATCAAAGCGTGGGTGCTGGCAAACCTCCCAAAGTCGTTCGACGCGTCTTAG
- a CDS encoding DUF692 family protein, producing the protein MDRGAYHYEFMRRLEAIPAHGLGLSVDVHSPPLASLRQNLRDRGVPPSYLEVFRTTTTALESVKKDVDNGPIAYHGEGLWVTQPGMTEMGDFQKAFHETVEHLLVLQSAWLNHECAAKFLAGHYFGTYLPPLYTKSSADMVSEHVRQIQRLLDQRCGLANGNTPLLLLEMPPLTYFVAGTLSLPGFFKTVCDQSPCGLVLDIGHLWTVFRYSWARQTQSRAQFVSTFLDEFPLERVVEIHIAGLNVHDSSGSPVSISSGHSSEAVLPAWIDAHEAPIPAVLFEMLDQILSLPRLTNLKGLALEVDMKPAELIVEEFTRFSQRYKSAFPRIPMSHVPPFGPEGSALPEEQSATTTKQVLQAGYDRYVCVLTGKAEPAGPEWEEASAYAEELDRYRTEYLPHEILHWGGDVEDMFVESCRQLRERGLLLERFVSFWFREPRCPSGSYDFFLLKVERFVEFVCEIAPDLQDMVDREASELRRSYQLVNEPTVPAEL; encoded by the coding sequence ATGGATCGAGGGGCGTACCACTATGAATTCATGCGTCGACTCGAAGCCATTCCTGCGCATGGATTGGGTCTTTCTGTAGACGTTCATTCTCCTCCCCTTGCGAGCTTACGGCAAAATCTCCGGGACCGTGGTGTTCCGCCTAGCTATCTTGAAGTGTTCCGTACGACCACGACGGCCTTGGAAAGCGTCAAGAAGGACGTAGACAATGGCCCGATAGCGTATCACGGTGAGGGGTTGTGGGTCACCCAACCTGGGATGACGGAAATGGGCGATTTCCAGAAAGCCTTCCACGAAACAGTCGAACATCTGCTTGTATTGCAGAGTGCCTGGTTGAATCACGAATGTGCGGCGAAGTTCCTCGCCGGCCACTACTTTGGGACCTATCTGCCTCCCCTCTATACCAAATCAAGCGCAGACATGGTGAGCGAACATGTCAGACAGATCCAACGTCTGCTCGATCAACGGTGTGGACTGGCGAATGGAAACACGCCGTTGTTGTTGCTCGAAATGCCCCCGCTCACCTACTTTGTCGCCGGGACTCTGTCCCTCCCAGGATTTTTTAAGACCGTCTGTGACCAGTCGCCTTGTGGGCTGGTGTTGGATATCGGTCACCTTTGGACCGTTTTTCGCTATTCGTGGGCACGGCAGACTCAGTCGCGCGCGCAATTCGTGAGTACGTTTCTCGACGAATTCCCCCTGGAACGTGTGGTAGAAATTCATATCGCAGGTCTTAATGTTCATGATTCAAGCGGAAGTCCTGTCTCAATTTCGTCGGGCCATTCGAGCGAGGCGGTACTGCCTGCATGGATCGATGCACACGAGGCCCCCATTCCGGCGGTGTTGTTCGAGATGCTCGATCAGATTTTGAGCCTTCCACGTCTCACCAACCTGAAAGGCCTTGCGTTAGAAGTGGACATGAAGCCAGCTGAACTGATCGTGGAAGAGTTCACTCGGTTCTCACAACGTTACAAGTCGGCCTTTCCTCGGATCCCGATGAGCCATGTTCCCCCGTTTGGTCCTGAAGGTTCAGCATTGCCCGAGGAACAGAGCGCAACGACGACCAAGCAGGTTCTGCAGGCTGGCTATGATCGCTATGTCTGTGTGCTAACAGGCAAGGCCGAACCTGCTGGGCCTGAATGGGAAGAAGCTTCAGCGTATGCTGAAGAGTTGGACCGCTATCGAACCGAATATCTTCCGCATGAGATCCTTCACTGGGGAGGAGACGTGGAGGATATGTTCGTCGAATCCTGCCGTCAACTCAGGGAACGAGGACTGTTGCTCGAGAGATTTGTGTCTTTTTGGTTTCGCGAACCACGATGTCCGTCGGGATCGTATGACTTCTTTTTGCTCAAAGTCGAACGGTTTGTGGAATTCGTATGCGAGATCGCGCCCGACCTACAGGACATGGTCGATCGAGAAGCCAGTGAGCTTCGCCGCTCCTATCAACTAGTCAACGAGCCGACCGTTCCGGCCGAGTTATGA
- a CDS encoding tRNA-dihydrouridine synthase: MSFWSNLPRPIIGLSPMDGVTDACFRSVVARRGKPDIAFTEFTHVHDVCRGPEVHLETLIYSDIERPIIAQLYGKDPDLFYQAAHAVCELGFDGLDINMGCPSKSVAASGSGAGLIRTPALACAIIQAARQGIDDWTNGQTLEQAGFKQARIEAFHRLNQRRGSISPTQRYKLPLSVKTRIGYDEVMVEAWMETILREQPTVISLHGRTLKQMYRGAADWSAIARAAALVKGSGTLLLGNGDIQSQGDIMARVRETGVDGVLVGRGALGAPWFFRSNEQVRRLLSGSLGIGDITDLPLVMPQEERFAVLMDHAQQFQELFGRKQFYRMRKHLGWYCKGFPHAASLRAQMVRVSSVDELKQVLDDFQRRVADQDRNAFPPSDVIDDPSLLVSRCS, from the coding sequence ATGAGTTTCTGGTCCAATCTTCCACGTCCGATCATCGGGTTGTCGCCGATGGATGGCGTCACGGATGCCTGCTTCCGATCAGTGGTCGCCCGTCGAGGGAAGCCGGATATCGCTTTTACGGAATTTACCCATGTGCATGACGTCTGCCGTGGACCAGAGGTCCATCTGGAGACCCTTATCTACAGTGACATCGAGCGTCCCATTATTGCTCAGCTGTATGGAAAAGACCCGGATTTGTTCTACCAGGCCGCCCATGCCGTCTGTGAGCTGGGATTTGATGGGTTGGACATCAACATGGGCTGCCCGTCGAAGAGCGTCGCTGCCTCAGGATCTGGTGCGGGACTGATTCGCACCCCAGCACTGGCTTGCGCCATCATCCAGGCGGCTAGGCAAGGCATCGATGATTGGACCAACGGACAAACGCTCGAGCAAGCCGGGTTCAAGCAGGCCCGCATTGAGGCATTCCACCGGTTGAATCAGCGGCGAGGAAGCATCAGCCCCACACAGCGGTACAAGCTGCCGCTGTCCGTGAAAACCAGAATTGGCTACGACGAGGTGATGGTCGAAGCGTGGATGGAAACGATCTTGCGAGAACAGCCGACCGTGATTTCCCTTCATGGACGAACGCTCAAGCAGATGTATCGAGGAGCAGCCGATTGGTCAGCCATCGCGCGAGCCGCCGCCCTGGTTAAGGGATCTGGGACGTTATTGTTAGGGAACGGCGATATTCAAAGCCAAGGGGACATCATGGCGCGGGTTCGTGAGACGGGAGTGGACGGCGTGTTAGTGGGACGCGGCGCTCTGGGTGCGCCATGGTTCTTTCGCTCCAATGAACAGGTTCGGAGGCTGCTGTCCGGATCGCTCGGAATTGGGGACATCACGGATCTTCCGCTCGTGATGCCACAGGAAGAGCGCTTTGCCGTTCTGATGGACCATGCGCAACAGTTCCAGGAGCTCTTCGGTCGGAAACAATTCTATCGGATGCGAAAGCACTTGGGCTGGTATTGCAAGGGATTTCCACATGCCGCATCACTGCGCGCACAGATGGTGCGCGTCTCTTCCGTCGATGAGTTGAAACAGGTGCTCGATGACTTCCAACGACGAGTCGCGGATCAAGATCGAAACGCATTTCCTCCTTCCGACGTGATTGATGACCCCAGTCTCTTGGTCTCCCGATGCAGTTAG
- the maf gene encoding septum formation protein Maf, giving the protein MQLVLASSSPRRQELLVLLGLSFQVMSPNVREHPTAGLSPIEQVRRFALDKARVVADRQPDALVLGSDTVIELDGQLLGKPADLSEARTMLMRLAGRSHLVHTAVALCNRGRGTEFVEIDTARMEMKSNLSDLYDRYLASRESLGKAGAYAIQGFGGDLVDRVDGDYTTVVGLPLKLVDRLLRSAGYPVSINVDDVYQRKPYANWNRFAV; this is encoded by the coding sequence ATGCAGTTAGTCCTGGCGTCAAGTTCACCGCGCCGCCAAGAGCTGCTGGTGTTGTTGGGTTTATCCTTCCAAGTCATGTCGCCCAATGTCCGGGAGCACCCGACGGCCGGGTTATCACCGATTGAGCAGGTCAGGCGATTCGCCCTTGACAAGGCGCGAGTTGTTGCTGATCGGCAGCCGGATGCCTTGGTGTTGGGCAGCGATACCGTCATTGAGCTTGATGGGCAGCTCCTGGGAAAACCAGCCGATCTGTCGGAGGCACGTACCATGCTCATGCGGTTGGCCGGCCGGTCTCATCTGGTCCACACGGCGGTTGCTCTATGCAACCGTGGTCGGGGCACCGAGTTCGTCGAGATCGATACCGCACGCATGGAAATGAAATCAAATCTGTCGGACCTGTATGACCGATATCTCGCATCGCGCGAATCGTTGGGGAAAGCCGGGGCCTATGCGATACAGGGGTTTGGCGGGGACTTGGTGGATCGCGTTGATGGCGACTACACAACAGTGGTGGGACTCCCGCTGAAACTCGTTGATCGTCTCCTTCGATCGGCCGGCTATCCCGTTTCCATAAATGTCGACGACGTGTACCAACGCAAGCCCTATGCGAACTGGAATCGCTTTGCGGTGTGA